From the Balearica regulorum gibbericeps isolate bBalReg1 chromosome 4, bBalReg1.pri, whole genome shotgun sequence genome, one window contains:
- the EXOC1L gene encoding exocyst complex component 1-like, whose amino-acid sequence MSSLVKEDLAKRLFGPRRQRLHEFIEVEGSGAERCYLCAAVNKSEEVEICMVKHLRVDREEKYEIVEKWFLKDLEMIDGKEADTDNPYFDMHFHKVYNLEAYSCASKYTFARTLNKLNEMYLKKDLKIVNFDDTYLNDDSIWSSNNRDCLVLMRICFYASNLLCLSLCPLS is encoded by the exons ATGTCCTCGCTGGTGAAGGAGGACCTGGCGAAGAGGCTGTTCGGCCCCCGGCGGCAGAGGCTGCACGAATTCATCGAGGTGGAGGGCTCGGGCGCCGAGCGCTGCTACCTGTGCGCCGCAG tgaaCAAAAGTGAAGAAGTAGAAATATGTATGGTTAAACACTTGCGAGTGGATCGAGAGGAGAAATATGAAATAGTTGAAAAGTGGTTTTTGAAAGATCTGGAGATGATTGACGGAAAAGAAGCAGATACT GATAATCCATATTTTGATATGCACTTCCACAAAGTCTACAATCTGGAAGCATATAGTTGCGCATCTAAATATACCTTTGCTCGAACACTAAACAAACTGAATGAAATGTACCTTAAGAAGGACTTGAAGATTGTGAACTTTGATGACACCTACCTAAACGATGATTCAATCTGGTCATCCAACAACAGGGATTGCTTAGTACTGATGAGGATATGTTTCTATGCTTCCAACCTTTTATGTCTCTCCCTGTGTCCTTTGTCCTAA